One genomic window of Undibacterium cyanobacteriorum includes the following:
- a CDS encoding DUF695 domain-containing protein — MPSFDIENIKIEDSWSSKEIAFEDSELIAFFRKNLGVADIAGHPALQYLAYLTISYVPFDPQGFPSKEDYKLISDFEEIDVPNIETGSNSIHVASVLKNGIKDLLFYVTDPDAFIQVVNRNNSRIQSFDLGLEMVSDPNWEIYADLP; from the coding sequence ATGCCATCATTTGATATAGAAAATATTAAAATCGAAGATAGTTGGAGTAGTAAAGAGATAGCCTTTGAAGACTCAGAACTGATCGCTTTTTTTCGTAAGAATCTCGGCGTTGCAGACATTGCTGGTCATCCAGCCCTTCAATACTTAGCTTATTTGACCATCAGCTATGTTCCATTTGATCCTCAAGGATTCCCATCCAAGGAAGATTACAAATTAATTAGTGACTTCGAAGAAATAGATGTCCCTAACATTGAAACGGGTTCAAATTCTATTCATGTTGCAAGCGTATTAAAAAACGGAATAAAAGATTTGCTCTTTTATGTCACTGACCCAGACGCTTTCATTCAGGTTGTAAATAGAAACAACTCACGAATACAAAGTTTTGACTTAGGATTAGAAATGGTGTCTGATCCAAATTGGGAGATATATGCTGATTTGCCGTAA
- the ybaK gene encoding Cys-tRNA(Pro) deacylase, whose amino-acid sequence MAKKEHVSETPATQLLRKKGAVFTEHPYAYEEHGGTAVSSRELGVEEHVVVKTLIMQDEHAKPLVVLMHGDKTVSTKNLARQIGCKSVEPCKPEVAQRHSGYMIGGTSPFGTKKAMPVYVEQSVLELDKIYLNGGRRGYLIGIAPQLLTELLGAKAVNCAL is encoded by the coding sequence TTGGCCAAAAAAGAGCACGTATCAGAAACGCCCGCAACACAGTTATTGCGCAAGAAGGGCGCGGTTTTTACTGAACATCCTTATGCCTACGAAGAACACGGTGGTACGGCAGTGTCTTCGCGTGAGTTGGGAGTGGAAGAGCATGTGGTGGTGAAAACCTTGATCATGCAAGATGAGCACGCCAAGCCTTTGGTGGTCTTGATGCATGGTGATAAGACAGTGTCGACCAAGAACTTGGCGCGGCAGATTGGTTGTAAGTCAGTGGAGCCGTGTAAGCCCGAAGTGGCGCAGCGACATTCGGGTTATATGATCGGTGGCACCTCACCATTTGGCACGAAGAAAGCGATGCCGGTGTATGTGGAACAGAGCGTACTCGAACTCGACAAGATTTATTTGAATGGTGGTCGTCGGGGTTATTTGATTGGGATAGCGCCGCAGTTACTGACGGAGCTTTTAGGTGCGAAGGCTGTTAATTGCGCGCTTTAA
- a CDS encoding HlyD family secretion protein codes for MSDARSPLFRTEVTQALSQQSLGSIRLAQPISSWLIALVAAIIATILILFIWLASFDRKARVTGVIVPSTGSVSLSSNTPGILSQLLIKEGDTVKAGQALFEISNERQNKQGEISDLIKQQLSLRRQTLDSELRLSSHQAQEKTEAFALRLKNNTQEGLQLDQEIDLMERRQRLAQDNLHRFQSLQSNGYVSAAQVQQKHEEIIEISSRLSALKRNQLQINSNRLAIEADLKNIKINLASEQSQLHRAIAMLDQETVENDSRKNTIIKAQQDGTVTIITGQLGQQVVPGQTIATLIPSTTATDKTNPSTPSAMEVQLFAPSRTSGFVSVGQEVLIRYTAFPYQKFGLQKGVIESISTTPIAPTELPSHLASTILSNAQQSISGFNSSEALYRIKVKLEKQTIETYGKVHPLKSGMTLEADIVQDNRKIWEWLAEPILAVAKR; via the coding sequence ATGAGTGACGCCAGATCCCCTCTTTTTCGCACCGAAGTAACGCAAGCACTAAGTCAACAAAGCCTAGGCAGCATACGTCTTGCGCAGCCAATCTCAAGCTGGCTCATCGCCCTTGTCGCGGCAATTATCGCAACCATACTGATTTTGTTTATTTGGCTTGCGAGTTTTGACCGTAAAGCGCGTGTCACTGGCGTCATTGTTCCCAGCACGGGCAGTGTCAGTCTCAGCTCAAATACACCGGGCATATTGAGCCAACTCTTGATAAAAGAAGGAGATACTGTCAAGGCGGGACAAGCACTCTTTGAAATATCAAACGAACGCCAAAACAAGCAAGGTGAAATTTCGGATCTGATCAAGCAGCAACTGTCCCTCCGCCGTCAAACACTCGATTCCGAATTGCGCTTAAGCAGTCATCAGGCACAGGAAAAAACAGAAGCATTCGCGCTACGGCTGAAAAACAATACTCAAGAGGGATTGCAACTCGACCAAGAAATTGACCTCATGGAGCGACGTCAACGGCTGGCCCAAGATAACCTCCATCGATTTCAGTCTCTCCAAAGCAATGGCTACGTATCAGCCGCACAGGTTCAACAAAAGCATGAGGAAATCATCGAGATAAGTTCTCGTCTGAGCGCTCTCAAACGCAATCAACTTCAAATCAATTCTAATCGATTAGCAATTGAAGCTGACTTGAAAAACATTAAGATCAACCTTGCATCGGAACAATCGCAACTTCATCGCGCAATTGCTATGCTCGATCAAGAAACGGTTGAAAATGATAGTCGTAAAAATACGATTATCAAAGCCCAGCAAGATGGGACAGTCACCATCATCACGGGACAATTGGGGCAACAAGTCGTGCCAGGGCAAACCATAGCGACTTTGATCCCATCGACTACAGCTACTGACAAGACGAATCCGTCGACTCCCAGTGCAATGGAAGTTCAACTCTTTGCACCAAGTCGCACCTCTGGTTTCGTATCAGTGGGACAGGAAGTTTTGATCCGCTACACCGCATTCCCTTACCAAAAATTTGGGCTACAAAAAGGCGTCATTGAATCGATCAGTACCACACCGATCGCGCCCACCGAACTCCCCTCACATCTCGCGTCGACAATACTGAGTAATGCACAGCAAAGTATTTCAGGATTCAACAGTAGTGAAGCACTTTATCGCATCAAAGTAAAACTAGAAAAACAGACGATCGAAACCTACGGAAAAGTCCACCCACTCAAATCGGGAATGACACTCGAGGCTGATATCGTTCAAGACAATCGAAAAATTTGGGAATGGCTCGCGGAACCAATTTTGGCAGTCGCAAAGAGATGA
- a CDS encoding peptidase domain-containing ABC transporter, which produces MKTILQTESSECGLACLAMIASYFGYRADLSDLRRKFSISLKGATLAQLMRHASTIELSSRPLRLDLDEIDQLKLPSILHWNLNHFVVLKKVKRNWRNEPILVILDPAVGERQVTLLEASKHFTGVALELTPTAKFETKDERKKIAIRDLTGRVIGLRRAMVQVIVLALALEIFAITSPLFNQFVIDEVIVSGDRDLLIILVFGFAILMITQTAIGLARSWFLMRWSMDIGFQWSGRLFAHLIRLPTSYFEKRHLGDIVSRFGSIGAIQSTLTSLFVESLLDGLMAILALAMMFLYSPKLSVLVLVGVALYAGLRWAFYQPFREASQERLVLAAKSSSHFMESLRAITPLKLYGREEERRARWQNMQMDVQNRDIKTQKMSIMFKVSNTAIFGAQGLAMFYIGALLVMQNQMTVGMLMAFSSYAGTFSGRIFSLIDLFVSVKMLSLHSERLADIVCEEIETDPTIETDLTRLQSSITLKGIKFRYAEGEPWVLNGIDLHIPAGQSLALVGPSGCGKTTLCKIILGLLKPTEGEVQIDSIPIKQIGLNAYRSLVGTVMQDDSLLAGSILDNISFFDANTSQDLAEQCAKLAAIHDEICAMPMGYQTLVGDMGSSLSGGQKQRVLLARALYKQPKILALDEATSHLDIANERRVNEALSSLQITRIMVAHRPETIEAAERVVKIENGKTTEISSHNDEVKEELVA; this is translated from the coding sequence ATGAAAACCATCCTTCAAACAGAATCCAGCGAATGCGGTTTAGCCTGTCTTGCCATGATTGCCAGCTACTTCGGTTACCGCGCTGATCTAAGCGATCTACGGCGCAAGTTTTCGATCAGTTTAAAGGGCGCCACTCTCGCACAGTTAATGCGACACGCATCCACAATTGAACTCTCGTCGCGACCACTGCGTTTGGACCTCGATGAAATTGATCAATTAAAATTGCCAAGCATTTTGCATTGGAATTTAAACCATTTTGTAGTTTTGAAGAAGGTAAAACGAAACTGGCGTAACGAGCCCATTCTTGTGATCCTTGATCCCGCAGTTGGCGAAAGACAAGTCACTCTGCTTGAGGCCTCCAAGCACTTCACGGGAGTCGCTTTAGAACTCACACCGACTGCAAAATTCGAAACAAAAGACGAACGTAAAAAAATTGCGATTCGCGACCTCACGGGAAGAGTCATTGGCTTGCGTCGAGCCATGGTACAGGTAATCGTTCTCGCGCTCGCTCTAGAGATTTTCGCTATTACTTCGCCGCTATTCAATCAGTTCGTGATTGATGAAGTAATCGTCAGCGGCGATCGTGATTTGCTTATCATCTTGGTGTTTGGATTCGCAATTTTAATGATTACTCAAACCGCAATAGGATTGGCACGTTCTTGGTTCTTAATGCGTTGGAGTATGGATATCGGCTTTCAATGGAGCGGTCGACTCTTTGCGCACCTCATTCGACTCCCCACTTCATATTTTGAGAAAAGGCACCTCGGAGATATCGTTTCGCGCTTCGGTAGTATTGGCGCCATTCAATCAACACTTACTAGTCTATTCGTCGAAAGCCTGCTCGACGGGCTCATGGCAATTCTTGCGCTCGCAATGATGTTCTTGTACAGCCCAAAGCTGAGTGTCTTAGTTCTCGTTGGGGTTGCGCTGTACGCAGGCTTACGTTGGGCGTTTTACCAACCATTTCGCGAGGCATCACAAGAACGTTTGGTCCTCGCAGCAAAGTCAAGCAGCCACTTCATGGAGTCTCTGCGCGCTATTACACCTCTGAAACTGTATGGTCGCGAGGAAGAACGCCGTGCTCGGTGGCAGAACATGCAAATGGACGTACAAAACCGCGACATCAAGACCCAGAAAATGTCGATCATGTTCAAGGTCAGTAACACTGCGATCTTTGGTGCACAAGGACTTGCTATGTTCTATATCGGCGCACTGCTGGTTATGCAAAATCAGATGACTGTCGGCATGCTGATGGCTTTTTCGAGTTACGCGGGAACCTTCTCTGGCCGTATCTTTAGCCTGATCGATCTTTTCGTGAGCGTGAAAATGCTCAGCCTTCACAGTGAGCGCTTGGCCGACATCGTTTGCGAGGAAATCGAAACTGACCCGACCATCGAAACTGATCTGACACGCCTGCAAAGTTCAATCACTCTCAAAGGCATCAAGTTTCGATATGCCGAAGGTGAACCGTGGGTGCTCAATGGTATCGATCTTCATATCCCGGCCGGCCAGAGTCTCGCTTTAGTGGGGCCATCAGGATGCGGTAAAACGACTCTGTGCAAAATCATTCTAGGTCTTCTCAAACCAACGGAAGGAGAAGTGCAAATCGATTCGATTCCGATCAAACAAATTGGACTGAACGCCTATCGTTCTCTAGTGGGCACCGTGATGCAAGACGATTCCTTACTTGCCGGCTCGATTCTCGACAATATCAGTTTTTTCGACGCCAATACCTCACAAGATTTAGCCGAACAATGCGCGAAGCTGGCCGCGATTCATGACGAAATTTGTGCGATGCCAATGGGATACCAAACGCTCGTCGGTGACATGGGCAGTAGCCTCTCTGGTGGCCAAAAACAGAGGGTTTTGCTTGCTCGAGCGCTCTACAAACAACCAAAAATTTTGGCACTAGACGAAGCAACGAGCCATCTCGATATCGCTAACGAACGCAGAGTGAACGAGGCATTAAGTTCATTGCAAATCACTCGCATCATGGTAGCACATAGGCCGGAAACGATAGAGGCAGCCGAGCGGGTCGTAAAAATAGAAAATGGAAAAACAACCGAAATTTCATCGCACAATGATGAGGTCAAAGAAGAACTCGTAGCCTGA
- the xerD gene encoding site-specific tyrosine recombinase XerD, with product MVSKAPPKAKLSAAKKTNATSVAAEASNAPIKRRGRPPTTAPIELPAHVHGQIDEFCDNLWLEDGLAKNSLEAYRRDLRLFAEWLQQHGGKDLLQVNEADIFSYVAAKHSVSKATSANRRMTVLKRYYQQAFRQNRISVNPCTKLRSAKQPSRLPKTLSEKQVEALLQAPDDNTPLGLRDRTMLELLYACGLRVSELVSLKSFEVSLNDGVLRVTGKGSKTRLVPFGEVARLWLQRYLAEGRPAILNGQIDDALFVTARGGAMTRQMFWVVIKKCAQQAGITAPLSPHTLRHAFATHLLNHGADLRVVQLLLGHADISTTQIYTHVARERLKQLHALHHPRG from the coding sequence ATGGTCAGCAAAGCCCCACCCAAAGCAAAACTCTCCGCGGCAAAAAAAACCAACGCCACTAGCGTCGCTGCGGAGGCGTCAAACGCGCCCATCAAGCGGCGTGGTCGACCACCCACAACAGCACCGATTGAATTGCCTGCTCATGTGCACGGACAAATCGACGAGTTCTGTGACAATCTGTGGTTAGAAGACGGGCTCGCCAAAAATTCCCTCGAAGCCTACCGACGCGACTTACGCTTATTCGCAGAATGGTTGCAACAACATGGCGGCAAAGATTTATTGCAAGTGAACGAGGCCGATATTTTTTCTTATGTGGCGGCAAAGCATAGCGTTTCCAAAGCCACCTCGGCGAACCGCCGCATGACAGTGCTGAAGCGCTATTACCAACAAGCGTTTCGGCAAAATCGTATCAGCGTCAATCCGTGCACCAAACTACGCTCGGCCAAGCAGCCTTCGCGCTTACCGAAAACCCTCAGCGAGAAACAAGTCGAAGCCTTGCTACAAGCGCCCGATGACAACACGCCTCTGGGTTTGCGGGATCGCACCATGCTTGAACTTTTATACGCTTGCGGCTTGCGCGTCAGCGAACTGGTGTCGCTTAAATCATTTGAAGTGAGTTTGAATGATGGCGTCTTGCGCGTGACAGGCAAGGGCAGCAAAACGCGCCTAGTACCGTTCGGCGAAGTCGCCCGACTCTGGTTGCAACGCTATCTCGCCGAAGGCCGCCCAGCCATCCTCAACGGCCAAATCGACGACGCTTTATTCGTCACCGCCAGAGGCGGCGCCATGACGCGGCAAATGTTCTGGGTCGTCATCAAAAAATGCGCCCAACAAGCCGGCATCACCGCACCGCTATCACCACATACCTTGCGCCACGCCTTCGCCACGCACTTACTCAACCACGGTGCAGACTTGCGCGTGGTTCAGCTATTATTAGGCCACGCGGATATTTCCACCACGCAGATTTATACGCATGTGGCGAGAGAGAGGTTGAAGCAGCTGCATGCTTTGCATCATCCTAGGGGGTGA
- a CDS encoding methylated-DNA--[protein]-cysteine S-methyltransferase has translation MSLAESALFSAIVPAPFGYMGVRTEDGLLAELVYLPNRFQEKAPSDACAEKTAQQILAYFDDPDFRFDLPLKQCGTDFQHRVWRAISAIPRGQVKTYGEVAKHIASAPRAVGQACGANWFPLVIPCHRVTATGGLGGFAHHDDESGFHLGVKRFLLRFEGVAGYLGESDAIRQESLW, from the coding sequence ATGTCGCTAGCTGAATCCGCCTTATTTTCCGCGATCGTTCCCGCACCATTCGGCTACATGGGTGTACGTACCGAAGATGGCTTGTTGGCCGAGTTAGTCTACCTGCCCAATCGTTTTCAAGAAAAAGCACCAAGCGACGCTTGCGCAGAAAAAACCGCACAGCAAATCCTCGCCTATTTTGACGACCCTGATTTTCGTTTCGATTTACCGCTGAAACAATGTGGCACTGATTTTCAGCATCGTGTGTGGCGAGCGATTTCAGCGATCCCACGTGGACAAGTCAAAACCTATGGTGAGGTCGCCAAACACATCGCATCGGCACCACGCGCCGTGGGCCAAGCCTGCGGTGCTAATTGGTTCCCCTTGGTGATCCCATGCCACCGTGTGACGGCAACAGGCGGCCTAGGCGGCTTCGCGCACCACGACGATGAATCTGGCTTCCATCTCGGCGTTAAACGCTTTTTGTTACGCTTTGAAGGTGTGGCAGGGTATCTAGGCGAGAGTGACGCCATACGCCAAGAAAGTCTGTGGTAG
- a CDS encoding TRAP transporter large permease — translation MNATIIFVLLILLMLTGMPISIALGMTVLTFLFTMTTVPIESVALKLFTGIEKFEIMAIPFFILAGNFLTHGGVARRMINFAASMVGHWHGGLALAGVLACALFAAVSGSSPATVVAIGSIILPAMVKQGYPNRFGAGVITTSGALGILIPPSIVMVMYSVSTNTSVGKLFMAGVIPGILLAFFLGLTTWFLAKKKNYPRLPKASWKERYVAFRKSAWGLFLIVIVMGGIYSGKFTPTEAAAVAAVYAFIIAVFVYKDMSLKMVPKVLIDSAAMSAMLLYIITNAVLFSFLMTSENIPQAMAGWILDSGFGVVSFLLVVNVLLLLAGNVMEPSSIVLIMAPILFPVAMKLGIDPVHFGIIMVVNMEVGMCHPPVGLNLYVASGITKMGISELTVAVLPWLMTMIGFLLLITYVPFLSTWLPNVMYQ, via the coding sequence ATGAACGCGACCATCATCTTCGTTCTATTGATTCTACTCATGCTGACCGGCATGCCGATTTCCATCGCGCTCGGTATGACAGTGTTGACCTTCTTATTCACGATGACCACAGTGCCAATTGAATCGGTCGCGTTGAAATTATTCACCGGCATTGAAAAGTTCGAAATCATGGCGATTCCGTTCTTTATTTTAGCGGGGAATTTCTTGACGCACGGCGGGGTGGCTAGACGTATGATTAACTTCGCCGCATCCATGGTTGGTCATTGGCATGGTGGACTTGCATTGGCGGGCGTTTTGGCTTGTGCCTTGTTTGCTGCGGTATCGGGATCATCGCCAGCAACCGTGGTTGCGATTGGCTCGATCATTTTGCCAGCCATGGTTAAGCAAGGTTATCCGAATCGTTTTGGTGCTGGTGTGATCACCACTTCAGGCGCTTTAGGTATTTTGATTCCGCCATCGATTGTCATGGTGATGTATTCGGTGTCGACCAATACCTCGGTCGGGAAGTTGTTTATGGCTGGTGTAATTCCTGGCATTTTGCTGGCATTTTTCCTCGGTCTTACCACTTGGTTCTTGGCCAAGAAGAAAAACTATCCACGTCTTCCAAAAGCAAGTTGGAAAGAACGCTATGTCGCTTTCCGCAAAAGTGCATGGGGCTTATTCTTGATCGTGATTGTGATGGGCGGTATTTACTCAGGTAAGTTCACGCCGACGGAAGCTGCCGCTGTGGCTGCGGTATATGCTTTTATCATCGCGGTGTTCGTCTATAAAGACATGAGCTTAAAGATGGTACCGAAAGTCTTGATCGATTCCGCAGCGATGTCTGCCATGCTGTTGTACATCATTACGAACGCGGTTTTGTTCTCATTCTTGATGACTAGTGAAAACATCCCGCAAGCAATGGCTGGCTGGATTTTAGATAGTGGTTTCGGTGTTGTTAGTTTCCTGCTTGTCGTCAATGTCCTGTTGCTGTTAGCTGGTAACGTGATGGAACCCTCATCGATCGTGTTGATCATGGCACCGATTCTTTTCCCAGTGGCGATGAAACTCGGTATTGATCCGGTTCACTTCGGTATCATCATGGTAGTGAATATGGAAGTCGGCATGTGTCATCCACCAGTGGGTTTGAATTTGTACGTTGCTTCCGGCATTACCAAAATGGGGATCAGTGAGTTGACCGTAGCGGTCTTGCCATGGTTGATGACCATGATAGGATTCCTGCTTCTGATCACTTACGTGCCGTTCTTATCGACTTGGTTACCGAACGTGATGTATCAGTGA